The Streptomyces sp. M92 nucleotide sequence TTCCATGCGCCGCGCGGCCGTGAGCCCACGGAACCGGACGGCGCGCCCCGAACCGACGTGGGAGGAACGATGGATCACTCGCGGGTGCCCGTACTGGAAGCGCTGGAGGACTTCCGTCGCCGGGGGGACATCGCCTACGGGCCGCCGGGACACAAGCAGGGACGGGGGGTGGACCCGCGGGTCGCGGAGATCGTCGGCATGGACGTCTTCCGCTCCGACGTCCTCTCCCTCAACGGACTGGACGACCGCCGCCAGTCGCAGGGCGTGGTGAGCCGGGCGCAGGAGCTCATGGCCGACGCCGTCGGCGCCGACCAGGCCTTCTTCTCCACCTGCGGCAGTTCCCTGTCGGTCAAGACCGCGATGCTGGCCGTGGCCGGCCCCGGCGAGAAGCTGCTGATCTCGCGCAACGCGCACAAGGCCGTGGTCGCGGCCGTCGTCGTCAACGGCGTCGAACCCGTCTGGGTGCACCCGAAGTTCGACACCGAACGACACCTCGCCCACCCGCCCGAGCCGGACGACGTACGCCGCAAGCTGGCGGAACACCCGGACGCCAAGGGCATGTTGCTCATCACGCCCACCGACTGGGGGACGTGCGCCGACATCGCGGGCGTGGCCCGGGTCTGCCACGAGTTCGACATCCCCCTCATCGTGGACGAGGCCTGGGGCGCCCACCTGCCGTTCCACCCCGGCCTGCCCGCCTGGGGGATGGACACCGAGGCCGACCTGGTGGTGACCAGCGTCCACAAGATGGGCGGCGCCATCGAGCAGAGCTCCGTCTTCCATCTCCAGTACGACCGGGTCTCGCCCGAGGTGCTCAGACAGCGCGAGGACCTGCTGGGCACCACCAGCGCCTCGACCCTGGTGTTCGCCACGCTCGACGGCTGGCGCCGGCAGATGGTCGAGCAGGGCCGCGAACTGCTCGGTGCCGCGCTCGGCCGGGCGGAACGCGTCCGCGCGGCGGTCGCCGCCATGCCGGGGCTGCGCCCCATGGGACAGGAGGTCGTCGACGCCGGGCTCGCCGCCGCCTACGACCCGCTCAAGATCGTGATCGACGTAAGGGAACTGGGCGTCAGCGGCATGCAGGCGACCGAATGGGTGCGCGACCACTGCCACGTCGACCTCGGCGGCTCCGACACCTGCCGCATCAGCGCCTCGATCACCCACGCCGACGACGACCGGACGGAGGAAGTGCTGCTGGACGCCCTGCGCGCGCTCGTCGACGGGGCCGGACCGATCGGACGCAGGCCGCCGGTCCGGCTGCCCGAGCCCTCCGCGCTGGAACTGGAACAGGCCATGCTGCCGCGCGCGGCGTTCTTCGCCCCGGTGGACCACGTGCCCGCCGAACGGGCCGCCGGGCGCGTCTCCGCGGAGATGATCAGCCCCTATCCGCCGGGTGTGCCCGTGGTCGCCCCCGGCGAGGTCATCACCGACGAGGTCGTGGACTACCTGCGCAGCGGCGCGGACCACGGCGTGCTGATCCCGGACGCGGCCGATCCGTCGGTGCGGACCCTGCGGGTGGTGCGCACCCCGCACTGAGCGGGAGAGGGCCTCCGCCGTCCGACGACTGTCCGATTTGTTGAAGAAGTGACCTCCTGAGTTTTTTGAGAAGAGAGGCATGCTTTGTGACTTCCCGGACACCTGTGGTGTGAAGGCCATTGGCTACCAGAGGGAGATGGTGAAATGCCTTCCAAGGACAAGGTGCTCGAGGAAGTCCGCACCGAGAACATCGACATCGAAGCAGTACTCGACCCCACCGAGCCCGACGGAGTCTTCCGCGACAGCCGCGAGTGCGCCGCGCTCGCCCTGCAGTCCGGAGGCACCACCCTGCTGCTTTCGCCGCCGACCCCGCGCCCCAAGAAGGGTTGACGGACCGACGGGAGCAGTGAGATGGAGCAGTCGAGCACGTCAGCCCTTCTCCAGGGAACGGTGCTGGACCTCGCTTCCGACGTGGTCTCCGCTCTTCGGAGCGGAGACCACGTACGAGCGGGGGGCACCCTCGCGGCGGGCGGACCGGGCGACGGCGTCGCACGCGCGGCGGTACGCGTCCTGGGCGCCGACCTGCTGCTGCCCACCACCCTGCTGGGTGTTGAACCCGGCCCCGGTCAACTCGCCGTGTTCCAGGAGGCCGTGGCGGCCCATCGGCCACGCCCCGACGCGGCCCCGGCCGTCGCGTGGAGCCACTGGGCGATGACCCGGGCCCTGCACCGGCTGGGACAGACCCCGAACGGCCCGCTCGCCGGCGAGGCGGGTGCCGAACCCGACGCCGGCTGGCTGGACGACGCCGGCTGGCAGTATCTGACCCATCAACTCGCCGTCCTCGCCCCGCTCGCCCTGCCCGGCGAGGAGAACGCGGTCATGCGCGCCGCCCGCCGCCGCCCGGTGGACGTCGCCCGCGGTTTCGTACGGGCGGTACGCCGCCGCGACTGGCAGCAGGCGGCCGGAGCCGGACGCTGGCTCACCCTCCTGGACGGGGTGCCCGTCACCCTCGGCCTGGAGGCCGGCCTCGACTTCGTACGGCTCATGGGCGGCGGCGACCCACGGGTGGCCCTCCAGCTGGAGGCGGCGCGGCTGATGCCGGCCGGAGTGCTCCTGTGAGCGCCCGGCGGGCCGGGGCGGCCGCCCTGGACTGGGTACGGGCGCACCGCGACCGCTTCGCGCTCGGCGAGGACGCGCTCGCGGCGGACGGCCAGGTCAACCGCACCTGGAAGCCGCTGGGCGAACTGGCCCAGGTGTGCGCCTCCGTGTCGGCCCGCACCCCGGCCTCGGACCCGTTGCACGCACCGGCGGCCGAGCTGCTGGACTTCGCCTGGCAGCAGACCCGCGAGGGCGAGATGTTCCCGCTGATGCAGTCGCTGGAACCCTTCGCCACCTACCCGCTGGAGGTCTACGCGGCCTTCGCCTCGGCCGGCTACCGCCACCCCGGCTACGAGGCGTCCGCCGCCGTGGTGGCGCGCACCCGGGGCTGGCGCCTGACCGAGCAGTACCCCACCCGGCGGCTCGGCGTCATCGAGGCCGAGCGGCGCAGCGGCCTGCGCCCGCACGGCGGAGTGCCGCAGGCGCTGGACCGCACCTGGCTGGGCGGCCTGCCCGAACCGTGGACCTTCGAACGCGCGGCCGGGTACGCGCTGACCCACGTCGTCTTCCACCTCACCGACTGGGGCCGCACCCCGCAGGGCCTGCCGCCCGACCTGGCCGACTACCTGCGACACTGGCTGCCGCCCTGGCTGGACACCTGCCTGGACGCCCGCATGTACGACCTGAGCTGCGAGCTGCTGGCGGTGGCGGCGAGCCTCCCGGACCCGCCGGAGCCGACCGTGCTGGAGGACGCCTGGCACCGCGTCACGGCGGCACAGCACGCCTGCGGCGCCGTCCCCGAGGAGGGCGCCCTCCAGGACGCCGCCCCACCGGGGCGGGACGACCCCTACGCCTTCAGCGACTGCTACCACTCCACCCTGATGGCGGTGTTCGCCGCGGCCCTCACCACGGCCCGGGTGCGCGACGCGGACCACGCCGGACAAGGAGTGCCCGGATGACGGACACCCGACTGATCCACCGCGTCGGAGCGGGCGCCCTGGAGTGGCTCTGGGCCCACCGCGACGGCTTCCGTCTGGAGCCGGACGTCGACCCCGAGATCGGCTTCCTGGAGCGCTTCAAGCCGATCGGGGAGCTCGCCCTGATCTGCAAGGTGCTCTTCCGCGAGGGCGTCGCCGGCTCCCGGCAGGCCCAGCTGGCCCGCCAACTGCTCGACCACGTCTGGCGGGACACGCTGGACGGCGGCCGCATGCTGGTGCGCGGACAGCGCGTCGAACCGTTCTCACCCGTGCCCTTCGAGGTGTACCTGCCGTTCAAGGAGCTGGGCTACAGCCAGCCCGAGATCGAGCGAGCCACCGTGCTCAACCACCGCCTGGACAGCTGGACGCGGTTCCCGGTGACCCCGACCCGGCGCCTGGGTCTGTCCGCCTTCCAGCGCCGCTTCGGCCTGCCGGCCCGGCCGCCCGAGGCCGACCTGGTGGGCACCACCTGGCTGGCCGGCACCCCCGAACCCTGGACGGTCGAGGGCCACACCGCCTACGACATCACCCACACCGTCTTCCACCTCACCGACTGGGGCGAGCGGCCCGACGGCCTGCCGGAGACCGTCGCCGACTACCTCGCCACCTGGCTGCCGGTCTGGATCGACGACTGGGTGGACCTGGAGCGCTGGGACCTGCTCGGCGAACTCCTCGTCGTGGACGCCTGCCTGCCCCGGCCCACCCTGGACGAACCCGCGTGGCAGGCCTTCGCCGCCGCGCAGCAGTCCGACGGTGCCATGCCCGCCGTACGGGCGATGCCCGAGGGCGACCCCGACACGGTGTTCGACATCGTCTACCACCCGACGCTGGTTGCCGCCTACGCCTCCGTGCTGGCCACCTCCCGCGCCCTCAGCGAGCTGGCGCACAGCAGCTCATGACGGCCCGCCGCGCGCCCTGGCCGGGCGACCTCCGCGACGAGGCCGGGCACGCCCAGCCCCCGGCCGCAGCCCCCGGGCCGTCCGACGAGAGGGCCCTGCTCGACCGGCTGGCCGAGGCCGTCGACGCCTCCGACGCGCCCGACGCCGTCTTCGCCGTCTCCCGGCACGGCCGGCGCACCCTCCACAGCGGCGGCACGGCCACAGCGCCCGACGTCCCCCGCCAGGACCTGCGCTACGAGATCGGCTCGGCCTCCAAGACCCTCACCGGACTGCTGCTGACCTTGCTCATCCGGCGCGGCGTGCTCACCGGAGCCGAACCGGCCGCCGCCTGCCTGGATCCCGGCCACCCGGTGGGCCCGCACCCCGTGACCCTCGCCCACCTCGTCACCCACACCTCGGGGCTCCCGGCGCTGCCCGCCGACTTCGTCCCCCGCGCCCTGCCCGCCTGGCGCACCAACCCCTACGCCCGCTACCCGGCCGAGCGGCTGACCGGTGCCTTCCTGCGCCACGGCCCGCGCCACCGCCCCGGAACCCGCTGGCACTACTCCAACTACGGCGTCTCCGTCCTCGGCCACGCCTTGGCCGCGGCCACCGGCAGGACCTGGGACGACCTGCTCACCGGTCAGGTCCTGCGCCCCCTCGGCATGAGCGGCACCGCCCTGCGCGCGGAGGACGACAAGACCGACGCAACCGGCCACCGCAGGGACGGCCGGACCCCGGTCCCGGCCTTCGACGCGGGCGGCTTCCAGGCGGCGGGCGCCGTCCGGTCCACCCCGCACGACCTGCTCACCTTCCTGGAGGCCCACCTCGACCCGGCCCGCTCACCCCTGGCCGGCGCGCTGCGGGCGGTACGCGTGCCGGTGCTCCGCCGCGGGCTCGGGCACCGGCACGTGCACACGGTGGCGTGGTTCCGGCACCCCACCGACGGCGGGCCGATGTACTTCCACAGCGGCGCCACCCTCGGCCAGCAGGCGTTCCTCGGCTTCCGCCCCGACACCGGCACGGCGCTGGCCGCGGTCTGCACCCGCCGCTTCCGTGCCCGGGACCCGTTCATCGCCACCGCCTACGCGCTCCTCGCCGGGCCATGACGAGGGCGCGGGGCCGCCGCCTCGCACCAGCGGCCCCGCGCCCGAGCCGCAGGACGGCTCACCCTCCGTCAGACACGCTGCCACAGGGCCGGCGTGGCCTCGGGCGACCAGACGCCCTGCGCCTGGTGGTTCTGCAGGCACCGGTAGCGCAGCCCCGCGTGGGACACCGTGGTTCCGGCCTCGTAGACCCGGCCGGCGGTCCACGCGTCCGCCGCCGCGTTGTCCTGCGGCGCGGGCGTGCCCGACTCGGCGGAGGTCGTCCTCAGGGTGAGGCCGAAGTCGCTGAGCAGCGGATTGACCGGCTGGTAGAAGGTGGTTCCGCCGTTCGTGCAGTCGCCGGAGCCGCCGGACGTGGTGCCCTGCGCCTGGGTGCCCGCGACGAAGGGGCCGCCGGAGTCGCCGGGTTCGGCGCACACCGTGGTCTGGGTCAGGCCGTCCACGGTGCCCTGCGGGTAGCTGACGCTCGTGTCGTGCTGCTGGACCGTGCCGCAGTGCCACCCGGTGGTGGAGCCGGAGCGGCAGACGGACGCGCCCACGAGCGCCTCCACCGAGCCGTCGATCCGCACCCTCTGGCCGCCCTCGCCGTTGACGTCCGGGGTGGCGGTCCAGTCGGCGTTGACGCCCACCCAGGCCATGTCCTTGCCCGGGAAGGTGGACGCCTGGAAGGTGCCCTGGTCGGTCTCGTCGACTCCGGTGGTCGTCGCGCCCGGCTCGCCGCAGTGGCCGGCCGTGGCGAAGCCCTGCTGCTGGTCCTTGGTGACGGAGAAGCCGATGGAGCAGCGGGCCTGGCCGTCGATGTAGTAGGCGTCGCCGCCGACGAGGTCCTTGAACACCCGGGGGCGGTCGGCCGAGACCCGGACACCGACGTCCTGGCCGGCGACCCCGGCGGCCTCGACGAAGTCCGCTGCGGCCGACTCGCTGGTGGCCTGCACCACGACCCGGTTGGTCCTGACGTCGACGAACCAGACCGGCGTCTCGTGCGTCCCGGTTCGCGCGGCGGCGGCGTCCAGCTTCTCCTTGACCGAGCGGAGCTCCGCCAGCCCCTTCTCGACGACCGCCGCCTCGGCGCCCTGGGCCTCGATGGCGGCCGTGTCCGCGGCGTCGGTGGTGGCGACGGTCAGTTCGGCGGAGGTCGCGCCGCTCACCCAGGCCCCGGCGAAGCGGTCGCCCAGCGTGTTGCGCAGCATGCCCGCGCGGGTGCCCGCCTCGGCCTCGTTGACCAGCCGGGCCGACGCCTGGGCCGGCGTCAGTTCCAGGTCCCGTTGCATGGCGCGCAGCACCTGCGCCCCGGGTGTGTCCGCGCCGAGCGTCCGCGCGGCGGCGGACACCGGTCCAGGAGCCGGCGGCGGGGCGGCCGACGCCGCGGCGGGGACTGCGGTCAGGACCAGGGCGCCGAGCGCGGTGAGGGCTGCGCGGCGGCTGCGCGCGGCATGTCTGCCGACCATGCGATGTGCCTCCTTCGAGGGCTGTGCGAGACAGCGGGTGTCGGTGGGTGACCACGGGGTCGTGGTGCGGGTCCGGCGAAGTCACAGTCCTTGCCGGTGGGGTCCGCGGCCATGTCCGCGCCGGGCGTCATTCGCGCGATGGGGGACGCGGCGGGTGCC carries:
- a CDS encoding aminotransferase class I/II-fold pyridoxal phosphate-dependent enzyme; its protein translation is MDHSRVPVLEALEDFRRRGDIAYGPPGHKQGRGVDPRVAEIVGMDVFRSDVLSLNGLDDRRQSQGVVSRAQELMADAVGADQAFFSTCGSSLSVKTAMLAVAGPGEKLLISRNAHKAVVAAVVVNGVEPVWVHPKFDTERHLAHPPEPDDVRRKLAEHPDAKGMLLITPTDWGTCADIAGVARVCHEFDIPLIVDEAWGAHLPFHPGLPAWGMDTEADLVVTSVHKMGGAIEQSSVFHLQYDRVSPEVLRQREDLLGTTSASTLVFATLDGWRRQMVEQGRELLGAALGRAERVRAAVAAMPGLRPMGQEVVDAGLAAAYDPLKIVIDVRELGVSGMQATEWVRDHCHVDLGGSDTCRISASITHADDDRTEEVLLDALRALVDGAGPIGRRPPVRLPEPSALELEQAMLPRAAFFAPVDHVPAERAAGRVSAEMISPYPPGVPVVAPGEVITDEVVDYLRSGADHGVLIPDAADPSVRTLRVVRTPH
- a CDS encoding DUF6895 family protein; protein product: MSARRAGAAALDWVRAHRDRFALGEDALAADGQVNRTWKPLGELAQVCASVSARTPASDPLHAPAAELLDFAWQQTREGEMFPLMQSLEPFATYPLEVYAAFASAGYRHPGYEASAAVVARTRGWRLTEQYPTRRLGVIEAERRSGLRPHGGVPQALDRTWLGGLPEPWTFERAAGYALTHVVFHLTDWGRTPQGLPPDLADYLRHWLPPWLDTCLDARMYDLSCELLAVAASLPDPPEPTVLEDAWHRVTAAQHACGAVPEEGALQDAAPPGRDDPYAFSDCYHSTLMAVFAAALTTARVRDADHAGQGVPG
- a CDS encoding DUF6895 family protein; protein product: MTDTRLIHRVGAGALEWLWAHRDGFRLEPDVDPEIGFLERFKPIGELALICKVLFREGVAGSRQAQLARQLLDHVWRDTLDGGRMLVRGQRVEPFSPVPFEVYLPFKELGYSQPEIERATVLNHRLDSWTRFPVTPTRRLGLSAFQRRFGLPARPPEADLVGTTWLAGTPEPWTVEGHTAYDITHTVFHLTDWGERPDGLPETVADYLATWLPVWIDDWVDLERWDLLGELLVVDACLPRPTLDEPAWQAFAAAQQSDGAMPAVRAMPEGDPDTVFDIVYHPTLVAAYASVLATSRALSELAHSSS
- a CDS encoding serine hydrolase domain-containing protein: MTARRAPWPGDLRDEAGHAQPPAAAPGPSDERALLDRLAEAVDASDAPDAVFAVSRHGRRTLHSGGTATAPDVPRQDLRYEIGSASKTLTGLLLTLLIRRGVLTGAEPAAACLDPGHPVGPHPVTLAHLVTHTSGLPALPADFVPRALPAWRTNPYARYPAERLTGAFLRHGPRHRPGTRWHYSNYGVSVLGHALAAATGRTWDDLLTGQVLRPLGMSGTALRAEDDKTDATGHRRDGRTPVPAFDAGGFQAAGAVRSTPHDLLTFLEAHLDPARSPLAGALRAVRVPVLRRGLGHRHVHTVAWFRHPTDGGPMYFHSGATLGQQAFLGFRPDTGTALAAVCTRRFRARDPFIATAYALLAGP
- a CDS encoding alpha-lytic protease prodomain-containing protein, which gives rise to MVGRHAARSRRAALTALGALVLTAVPAAASAAPPPAPGPVSAAARTLGADTPGAQVLRAMQRDLELTPAQASARLVNEAEAGTRAGMLRNTLGDRFAGAWVSGATSAELTVATTDAADTAAIEAQGAEAAVVEKGLAELRSVKEKLDAAAARTGTHETPVWFVDVRTNRVVVQATSESAAADFVEAAGVAGQDVGVRVSADRPRVFKDLVGGDAYYIDGQARCSIGFSVTKDQQQGFATAGHCGEPGATTTGVDETDQGTFQASTFPGKDMAWVGVNADWTATPDVNGEGGQRVRIDGSVEALVGASVCRSGSTTGWHCGTVQQHDTSVSYPQGTVDGLTQTTVCAEPGDSGGPFVAGTQAQGTTSGGSGDCTNGGTTFYQPVNPLLSDFGLTLRTTSAESGTPAPQDNAAADAWTAGRVYEAGTTVSHAGLRYRCLQNHQAQGVWSPEATPALWQRV